One Agrobacterium vaccinii DNA window includes the following coding sequences:
- the cckA gene encoding cell cycle histidine kinase CckA has translation MTKVSQASDNDFPLVDRRARSGTLLRILLLALVLVAAAVGFVYFKDSLENEVVLGILGVLAMLGIFFLVSSAIGFIEVMPQSQSDGMARRFLSSHPDGTLITDPKGRLVYANATYCQMTGATKATDIQSLETLLSRDRESTEALYRLINGLRDGNDGYEEFRLLKPLSANTSQAGPHWYRLKARLLRDTNDKALHVFQIADITTEREDQERFFRELQNAIDYLDHAPAGFFSAGKKGEIVYLNATLSEWLGIDLAQFSPGSLTVSDIVAGEGMALIESVQPQAGSNRTEMLDLDMRRVNGQSMPARLVHQVTGTRDGAPGESRTIVLMRAKGKANAESASAMRFTRFFNNTPMAIASLDGDGRILRTNAPFLKLFSGVVGRDDIDNGVVLDAVLHDNDKPKLLQAIDAAKDRQGDIPPFDSRHPTDEARHFRFYVHAVIDQDDEAPEEVAIVYAIEVTEQKALETQMAQTQKMNAVGTLAGGIAHDFNNVLTAILLSSDHLLLQARPADASFADLMEIKRNANRAAVLVRQLLAFSRKQTMRPAVLNLTDVIGDLRMLVDRLISGTNVKLEVDYGRDLWPVKTDLSQFEQVLINLCVNARDAMPDGGKIKIMTRNMSAEEVVALGRSDIPSEDLVMIEVADTGTGIPPEIMDKIFEPFFTTKEVGKGTGLGLSMVYGIVKQSGGYIYPDSEVGKGTAFRIFLPRHIIEVVHQTEEEIAARGIADAAAAKDAAAKEELLDLTGKSAVVLLVEDEEAVRRGGKRMLETRGYTVHEAGSGTEALEVLEELDGKVDIVVSDVVMPEMDGPSLLRELRKTYPDMKFIFVSGYAEDAFAKNLPADAKFGFLPKPFSLKQLAVAVREMLDGEN, from the coding sequence ATGACCAAGGTCAGCCAAGCCAGCGACAATGACTTTCCGTTGGTGGACAGGCGCGCCAGATCCGGCACCCTGTTGCGCATCCTGCTGTTGGCCCTCGTCCTCGTGGCTGCCGCTGTCGGTTTCGTTTATTTCAAGGACTCGCTGGAAAACGAAGTCGTACTCGGCATTCTCGGCGTGCTGGCCATGCTCGGCATCTTCTTTCTGGTGTCGTCGGCCATCGGCTTCATCGAGGTCATGCCGCAATCGCAATCCGATGGCATGGCGCGCCGGTTTCTCTCTTCCCATCCCGATGGCACCCTGATCACCGACCCCAAGGGGCGGCTGGTCTACGCCAATGCCACCTATTGCCAGATGACCGGCGCGACCAAGGCCACAGACATCCAGAGCCTTGAGACGCTGCTGTCGCGGGATCGGGAATCGACGGAAGCGCTCTATCGCCTCATCAACGGCTTGCGTGATGGTAACGACGGTTACGAGGAATTCCGGCTGCTGAAGCCGTTGAGTGCCAATACGTCGCAGGCCGGGCCGCACTGGTACCGCCTCAAAGCCCGGCTTTTGAGGGACACAAACGATAAGGCACTCCACGTTTTCCAGATTGCCGACATCACCACGGAGCGGGAAGATCAGGAGCGGTTTTTCCGCGAGCTGCAGAACGCCATCGACTATCTCGACCATGCGCCTGCCGGGTTCTTCTCTGCGGGCAAGAAGGGCGAGATCGTTTATCTCAACGCCACGCTTTCCGAATGGCTGGGCATTGATCTTGCGCAGTTTTCTCCCGGTTCGCTGACGGTTTCCGATATCGTCGCGGGTGAGGGCATGGCGCTGATCGAATCCGTTCAGCCGCAGGCCGGATCGAACCGCACCGAAATGCTGGATCTGGATATGCGCCGGGTCAATGGCCAGAGCATGCCAGCGCGTCTCGTTCATCAGGTCACCGGCACGCGCGACGGTGCGCCAGGTGAAAGCCGGACCATCGTGCTGATGCGCGCCAAGGGCAAGGCGAACGCCGAATCGGCCTCGGCCATGCGGTTCACCCGCTTTTTCAACAACACGCCGATGGCGATTGCCTCGCTGGATGGTGATGGCCGAATTCTGCGCACCAACGCGCCGTTCCTGAAACTGTTTTCCGGCGTCGTCGGTCGTGACGATATCGACAATGGCGTGGTGCTGGATGCCGTGCTGCACGACAACGATAAGCCGAAGCTGTTGCAGGCCATCGATGCCGCCAAGGACCGCCAAGGCGATATTCCACCGTTCGATTCCCGCCATCCGACCGATGAGGCGCGGCATTTCCGCTTCTACGTTCACGCCGTGATCGACCAGGACGATGAGGCGCCGGAAGAGGTTGCCATTGTTTACGCCATTGAGGTGACCGAGCAGAAGGCGCTCGAAACGCAGATGGCGCAGACTCAGAAGATGAATGCCGTGGGTACGCTGGCTGGCGGCATCGCACATGACTTCAACAACGTGTTGACCGCCATTCTTCTATCTTCCGACCATCTGCTGCTACAGGCGCGGCCTGCCGATGCCAGCTTTGCCGATCTGATGGAAATCAAGCGCAACGCCAACCGCGCCGCCGTTCTCGTGCGCCAGTTGCTGGCGTTCTCGCGAAAGCAGACGATGCGCCCGGCGGTGCTGAACCTGACCGACGTCATCGGCGATCTGCGCATGCTGGTGGACCGGTTGATTTCCGGCACCAATGTCAAGCTGGAGGTGGATTACGGGCGCGATCTGTGGCCAGTGAAAACCGATCTGTCGCAGTTCGAGCAGGTACTGATCAACCTCTGCGTTAACGCCCGTGATGCGATGCCGGATGGTGGCAAGATCAAGATCATGACCCGCAACATGTCTGCGGAAGAAGTCGTCGCGCTGGGACGTTCGGATATTCCGTCCGAAGACCTCGTGATGATCGAGGTTGCCGATACCGGCACCGGTATTCCGCCGGAGATTATGGACAAGATTTTCGAGCCGTTCTTCACCACCAAGGAAGTGGGCAAGGGCACGGGGCTTGGCCTTTCGATGGTATATGGCATCGTCAAGCAGTCCGGCGGCTACATCTACCCCGATTCAGAAGTGGGCAAGGGCACGGCTTTCCGCATCTTCTTACCGCGCCACATCATCGAGGTGGTGCATCAGACGGAAGAGGAAATTGCGGCTCGCGGCATCGCCGACGCGGCGGCTGCCAAGGATGCTGCGGCCAAGGAAGAGCTTCTCGACCTGACCGGCAAATCCGCCGTCGTTCTGCTGGTCGAGGACGAGGAGGCGGTGCGCCGTGGTGGCAAGCGCATGCTGGAAACCCGCGGCTACACTGTCCACGAGGCCGGGTCCGGCACAGAAGCGCTGGAAGTTCTGGAGGAGCTGGACGGCAAGGTCGATATCGTCGTCTCCGACGTCGTGATGCCAGAAATGGACGGCCCGTCGCTGCTGCGGGAGCTTCGCAAGACCTATCCCGACATGAAGTTCATCTTCGTATCGGGGTATGCCGAGGATGCATTCGCGAAGAACCTGCCAGCCGATGCCAAGTTCGGTTTCCTGCCCAAGCCATTCTCGCTAAAGCAGTTGGCCGTGGCCGTGCGCGAGATGCTGGATGGCGAAAATTGA
- a CDS encoding flagellar biosynthetic protein FliO: protein MMEDFIGTYGNNLIVAVVGVGVALLALAIVLWLIRRRGGSSPFIRGGKTRQPRLQVLDAAAVDARRRLVLVRRDNVEHLVMIGGPTDIVIESGIGAIPFMKDVRDPQDDMLPAPPAEKAIPPSRTRALPTVKEEESRPAPSIPAAAPAPQPELRPAPAAVQPPAPVASPRPAPTPAPAPRPVTPPSPPVTAAQPVAAPSRPALPVAPAPRVVAKEPIAPAMTAPIVPAVTAASLAVEPVVKQPPVAPPQPAAVAPDAAPEPVASREPFIDQNNAGDFLDAARERVLPTFTTAAPIAATASIAKPEPLAPGDNGPVFGDQLTSDFESFLEAEIAKNAAATPDITSDIRPKINIEPTWPTEPQQTVSPPVSDGAADSDVQKEMARIFGEMAVTRDK, encoded by the coding sequence ATGATGGAAGATTTTATCGGCACATATGGCAACAACCTCATCGTTGCTGTTGTTGGTGTCGGCGTGGCACTTCTGGCTTTGGCCATCGTCCTGTGGCTCATTCGCAGACGCGGCGGCTCGTCGCCTTTCATTCGTGGTGGTAAAACCCGTCAACCGCGCTTGCAGGTGCTGGATGCCGCAGCTGTGGATGCCCGGCGCAGGTTGGTGCTGGTGCGCCGCGACAATGTCGAACACCTCGTCATGATCGGCGGCCCGACCGATATCGTCATTGAAAGCGGCATTGGCGCCATTCCCTTCATGAAGGACGTGCGCGACCCGCAGGACGACATGCTGCCAGCGCCACCAGCCGAAAAAGCAATTCCGCCGAGCCGCACGCGTGCGCTTCCCACCGTGAAGGAAGAGGAAAGCCGTCCCGCACCGTCCATTCCTGCGGCAGCACCGGCACCACAGCCCGAATTGCGCCCAGCCCCAGCCGCCGTCCAGCCACCCGCGCCTGTGGCAAGCCCAAGGCCTGCACCGACGCCGGCACCAGCACCTCGGCCAGTCACACCACCATCCCCACCTGTGACAGCAGCCCAGCCGGTCGCCGCCCCTTCGCGTCCTGCGCTGCCAGTGGCTCCCGCCCCGCGCGTCGTTGCCAAGGAGCCGATTGCACCTGCAATGACAGCACCCATCGTACCAGCCGTAACCGCAGCATCGCTCGCCGTCGAGCCAGTCGTGAAGCAGCCTCCGGTCGCTCCACCCCAGCCCGCTGCGGTCGCACCTGACGCCGCGCCAGAGCCGGTCGCTTCCAGAGAACCGTTCATCGACCAGAACAATGCGGGAGACTTTCTGGATGCCGCCCGCGAACGCGTCCTGCCCACATTCACCACTGCCGCACCCATCGCAGCCACAGCCTCGATTGCCAAGCCGGAGCCGCTGGCACCCGGCGATAACGGTCCCGTCTTCGGCGATCAGCTGACCAGCGATTTCGAGAGCTTCCTCGAGGCTGAAATTGCCAAGAACGCCGCTGCCACGCCTGATATCACCTCCGACATCAGACCCAAAATTAATATCGAGCCGACATGGCCGACAGAACCGCAGCAGACCGTCTCGCCGCCCGTATCGGATGGCGCTGCCGATAGCGATGTTCAGAAGGAAATGGCCCGCATCTTCGGTGAAATGGCCGTCACCCGCGACAAGTAA
- a CDS encoding DUF2155 domain-containing protein, whose translation MGKFTRETSLRALAVSLFTLVPMTALVTPASAARIENRVAVFSGIDKITGRITSFDVYLNETVQFGALQVTPKVCYSRDDTEAQKIDAFIEVDEITLDRKIKRIFTGWMFADSPGLNAVEHPIYDVWLTGCKQESDVPAPSTASK comes from the coding sequence ATGGGAAAATTCACGCGGGAAACCTCTTTGCGTGCACTGGCTGTTTCACTGTTTACGCTCGTGCCCATGACCGCCCTGGTCACCCCAGCCTCCGCCGCCCGAATCGAAAACCGTGTCGCCGTATTTTCCGGCATCGACAAGATCACCGGTCGCATCACGTCCTTCGATGTCTATCTGAACGAAACCGTGCAATTCGGCGCGCTTCAGGTCACTCCAAAGGTCTGCTATTCGCGAGACGATACAGAAGCGCAAAAGATCGATGCCTTCATCGAGGTCGATGAAATCACTCTCGACCGCAAGATCAAGCGCATCTTCACGGGCTGGATGTTCGCCGACAGCCCGGGCCTTAATGCCGTCGAGCACCCGATCTATGACGTCTGGCTGACGGGCTGCAAGCAGGAATCGGATGTGCCTGCGCCATCCACCGCCAGCAAGTGA
- a CDS encoding S-(hydroxymethyl)glutathione dehydrogenase/class III alcohol dehydrogenase, translating into MDVRAAVAVQAGKPLEIMTVQLEGPRAGEVLIEVKATGLCHTDDFTLSGADPEGLFPAILGHEGAGIVVDVGPGVTSVKKGDHVIPLYTPECRECPSCLSRKTNLCTAIRSTQGQGVMPDGTSRFSIGKDKIHHYMGCSTFANYTVLPEIAVAKINPDAPFDKVCYIGCGVTTGIGAVINTAKVEIGSTAIVFGLGGIGLNVIQGLKIAGADMIIGVDLNNDKKAWGERFGMTHFVNPKDAGDDIVPYLVNLTKRGADQIGGADYTFDCTGNTKVMRQALESSHRGWGKSVVIGVAGAGQEISTRPFQLVTGRTWMGTAFGGARGRTDVPKIVDWYMEGKIQIDPMITHTMPLEDINKGFEMMHSGESIRGVVVY; encoded by the coding sequence ATGGACGTTCGCGCCGCAGTCGCTGTTCAGGCAGGCAAGCCACTCGAAATCATGACGGTACAGCTTGAAGGCCCGCGCGCCGGCGAGGTCTTGATCGAGGTCAAGGCGACCGGCCTTTGCCACACGGACGATTTCACGCTTTCGGGCGCTGACCCAGAAGGCCTGTTTCCAGCGATTCTCGGTCATGAAGGCGCAGGCATTGTGGTCGATGTCGGCCCCGGCGTCACCTCGGTCAAGAAGGGCGACCACGTCATTCCGCTTTACACGCCCGAGTGCCGCGAATGCCCGTCCTGCCTGTCGCGCAAAACCAATCTCTGCACCGCCATCCGCTCCACCCAGGGACAAGGCGTCATGCCGGATGGCACCAGCCGTTTTTCCATCGGCAAGGACAAAATCCACCACTATATGGGCTGCTCGACCTTCGCGAATTACACGGTTCTGCCGGAAATCGCGGTCGCCAAGATCAACCCGGACGCTCCGTTCGACAAGGTCTGCTACATCGGTTGCGGCGTCACCACCGGTATCGGCGCCGTCATCAACACCGCCAAGGTCGAAATCGGCTCCACCGCCATCGTGTTCGGTTTGGGCGGTATCGGCCTCAACGTCATTCAGGGCCTGAAGATCGCTGGCGCCGACATGATCATCGGTGTCGATCTCAACAATGACAAGAAGGCATGGGGCGAACGCTTCGGCATGACCCACTTCGTCAATCCGAAGGATGCGGGCGATGATATCGTGCCTTACCTCGTCAATCTGACGAAGCGTGGTGCAGACCAGATCGGCGGCGCGGATTACACATTCGATTGCACCGGCAATACCAAAGTCATGCGTCAGGCCCTGGAATCCTCGCATCGCGGCTGGGGCAAGTCAGTCGTCATTGGCGTGGCCGGTGCCGGTCAGGAGATTTCCACGCGTCCCTTCCAGCTCGTCACAGGCCGCACATGGATGGGCACCGCCTTTGGTGGCGCGCGCGGTCGCACGGATGTGCCGAAGATCGTCGACTGGTACATGGAAGGCAAAATCCAGATCGACCCGATGATCACCCACACCATGCCGCTTGAAGACATCAACAAGGGCTTCGAAATGATGCATTCCGGCGAAAGCATCCGTGGCGTCGTCGTCTATTGA
- a CDS encoding NADH:ubiquinone oxidoreductase subunit NDUFA12 gives MKTLLTQIFTWWNGQTIGTRFHTWRFGKKVGTDELGNTYYEGGTTSWGMPRRWVIYNGYAEASAITPGWHGWMHYRTDVPPSQENYAAREWEKPHVPNLTGTSNAYRPQGSLAVAGERPRVTGDYDAWTPGN, from the coding sequence ATGAAGACTCTCCTGACGCAAATCTTCACCTGGTGGAACGGCCAGACGATTGGAACGCGCTTTCACACATGGCGTTTCGGCAAGAAGGTCGGCACGGATGAGTTGGGCAATACCTATTACGAAGGCGGCACCACATCCTGGGGCATGCCACGTCGCTGGGTCATCTACAATGGCTACGCCGAAGCCTCTGCGATCACGCCCGGCTGGCATGGCTGGATGCATTATCGCACCGACGTTCCGCCGAGCCAGGAAAACTATGCCGCTCGCGAATGGGAAAAGCCGCATGTGCCCAACCTGACCGGCACATCGAACGCCTACCGCCCGCAGGGCTCTCTGGCCGTTGCTGGCGAACGTCCACGCGTCACCGGCGACTACGATGCCTGGACGCCCGGCAACTGA
- the aat gene encoding leucyl/phenylalanyl-tRNA--protein transferase yields the protein MGRRGRNNDIDVDILLRAYSIGLFPMADSADDPELFWVEPEMRGIIPLNDFHVSKSLAKAIRKRPFDIRFDADFEGVMAGCAAEAPDRPSTWINQTIRKLYVELHEIGHAHSVEAWEGDELVGGLYGVSLGSAFFGESMFSRRTNASKICLVHLVEHLRDKGFTLLDTQFTTEHLKTFGAIDVPKAEYAKMLEPAVSRPSLAF from the coding sequence ATGGGACGGCGCGGCAGAAACAACGACATCGATGTCGATATTCTGCTGCGCGCCTACTCCATCGGCCTGTTTCCCATGGCCGATTCGGCAGATGACCCAGAACTCTTCTGGGTCGAGCCGGAGATGCGGGGCATCATCCCGCTCAATGATTTCCACGTTTCTAAAAGCCTTGCCAAGGCCATCCGCAAACGCCCTTTCGACATCCGCTTCGATGCGGATTTCGAGGGTGTGATGGCGGGTTGCGCCGCAGAAGCGCCGGATCGTCCCAGCACCTGGATCAATCAGACGATCCGCAAGCTCTACGTGGAACTCCATGAGATCGGCCACGCCCATAGCGTCGAAGCGTGGGAAGGCGACGAGCTGGTCGGCGGTCTCTACGGTGTGTCCTTGGGCTCAGCCTTCTTCGGCGAGAGCATGTTCTCCCGACGCACCAATGCCTCGAAGATTTGCCTCGTCCATCTGGTCGAGCATCTGCGCGACAAAGGCTTCACGCTCCTCGACACGCAATTCACCACCGAACATCTCAAGACGTTCGGCGCAATCGATGTTCCGAAGGCTGAGTACGCGAAGATGCTGGAGCCTGCCGTCAGCAGGCCAAGCCTCGCATTCTGA
- the aroQ gene encoding type II 3-dehydroquinate dehydratase codes for MSNTIFVLNGPNLNMLGKREPGIYGGKTLKDIENDCIKAGEELGFAVECHQSNHEGALVDLLHEAGERAVGVVINPGAYGHTSIAMHDAIRAISVPVVEVHISNIHAREEFRHKSMIAPAAKGMICGFGPYGYIMALNALKNITA; via the coding sequence ATGAGCAACACGATCTTCGTCCTCAATGGACCTAATCTCAACATGTTGGGAAAACGTGAGCCGGGCATTTATGGCGGCAAGACGCTGAAAGACATCGAGAACGATTGCATCAAGGCTGGCGAAGAGCTGGGCTTTGCAGTCGAGTGCCATCAGTCCAACCACGAGGGCGCGCTGGTCGATCTGCTGCATGAGGCTGGAGAACGCGCCGTCGGCGTCGTTATCAATCCCGGTGCTTACGGCCATACGTCGATTGCCATGCATGATGCGATCAGAGCCATCTCCGTGCCCGTGGTGGAAGTTCACATCTCCAACATCCACGCACGTGAGGAATTCCGCCATAAATCGATGATAGCGCCCGCTGCAAAGGGAATGATTTGCGGCTTCGGGCCTTATGGCTACATCATGGCGCTCAACGCCTTGAAAAATATCACGGCATAA
- a CDS encoding GNAT family N-acetyltransferase: MFFIRTANERDIEAVRALLARTWHATYDTLYGAEKTAALIADWHSPAAMKERIQKKGGEFLVADDGKRIGGMGYAAMSTRMVKTALLHQLYVDPLFQRQGIGHDMFAELETCFPDADIMRLEVEPRNKAAISFYEGVGFVEVDRVERMAGVEGLPGIVMEKTLSR, translated from the coding sequence GTGTTTTTCATTCGGACAGCCAATGAGCGCGATATCGAGGCGGTGAGGGCACTGCTGGCCCGAACGTGGCACGCCACCTACGATACGCTCTACGGTGCGGAAAAGACCGCAGCACTCATCGCCGACTGGCATTCTCCAGCCGCGATGAAGGAGCGTATCCAGAAAAAGGGTGGCGAGTTTCTGGTGGCGGATGACGGCAAGCGCATTGGTGGCATGGGCTATGCGGCCATGTCGACCAGGATGGTGAAAACGGCGCTGCTGCACCAGCTCTACGTCGATCCGCTGTTTCAGCGTCAGGGCATCGGGCACGATATGTTCGCCGAGCTCGAGACTTGCTTTCCCGATGCGGACATCATGCGCCTTGAGGTGGAGCCTAGGAACAAGGCCGCGATTTCGTTCTATGAGGGCGTCGGTTTCGTTGAGGTCGATCGCGTCGAACGCATGGCGGGTGTCGAGGGTTTGCCCGGCATCGTCATGGAGAAAACGCTGTCCCGATGA
- a CDS encoding GNAT family N-acetyltransferase: MVENLTIRFAREDDIPSLAAMFAADDIGGHGDTADRSAMPDYLAAFHAIEESSNETLYVAELDGEVVGTFQTVILTKLVGRGATSMKIEAVQTRADMRGRGIGAIMIRHCIEDARERGVKNVQLISNKARVDAHRFYQRLGFEQRHLGFSMTLK; the protein is encoded by the coding sequence ATGGTTGAGAATCTCACCATCCGATTTGCTCGCGAGGACGACATCCCGTCGCTGGCCGCCATGTTCGCCGCCGATGATATTGGTGGTCACGGCGATACTGCTGATCGATCGGCCATGCCGGATTATCTCGCGGCTTTTCATGCCATCGAGGAATCCTCCAACGAGACGCTTTATGTGGCGGAACTGGACGGCGAGGTCGTCGGCACGTTTCAGACGGTGATTCTGACCAAGCTGGTCGGGCGCGGCGCGACGTCGATGAAGATCGAAGCGGTGCAGACTCGGGCGGATATGCGCGGTCGCGGCATCGGCGCGATCATGATCCGCCACTGCATCGAGGATGCGAGAGAGCGCGGCGTCAAAAACGTCCAGTTGATATCTAACAAGGCACGGGTGGATGCGCACCGCTTTTATCAACGGCTCGGCTTCGAGCAGCGCCATCTCGGCTTCAGCATGACGCTGAAATAG
- the accB gene encoding acetyl-CoA carboxylase biotin carboxyl carrier protein, which produces MSEKKNGIDKELIRDLANILNDTDLSEIEVEQDDLRIRVSRAAPAPVYATAPAQYAPAPAAAPAAAPAVAPGNAAPAAPARNPANTVTSPMVGTAYLSSAPGARPFVEVGATVKEGQTLLIVEAMKTMNQIPAPKSGKVTEIIVNDSQPVEYGEALVVIE; this is translated from the coding sequence ATGTCTGAAAAGAAAAACGGTATCGACAAGGAACTGATCCGCGACCTCGCGAACATTCTCAACGACACCGACCTTTCCGAGATCGAGGTCGAGCAGGACGATCTGCGCATCCGCGTTTCGCGCGCAGCGCCCGCACCTGTTTACGCAACCGCACCTGCGCAGTATGCCCCTGCTCCCGCAGCAGCGCCTGCTGCCGCACCGGCAGTTGCGCCCGGCAATGCTGCACCAGCCGCACCTGCCCGCAACCCGGCCAACACCGTGACATCGCCCATGGTCGGCACGGCTTACCTGTCGTCCGCCCCCGGCGCGCGTCCTTTCGTTGAAGTCGGCGCCACCGTCAAGGAAGGCCAGACGCTTCTGATCGTTGAAGCCATGAAGACCATGAACCAGATCCCTGCACCGAAGTCGGGCAAGGTCACGGAAATCATCGTCAACGACTCGCAGCCAGTCGAGTATGGTGAAGCCCTCGTGGTCATCGAATAA
- the accC gene encoding acetyl-CoA carboxylase biotin carboxylase subunit yields the protein MVSKILIANRGEIALRVLRAAKELGIPTVAVHSTADADAMHVRLADESVCIGPPPSRDSYLNIHQIVAACEITGADAVHPGYGFLSENAKFADILDAHGITFIGPTADHIRIMGDKITAKQTAQELGIPVVPGSDGEVKPENALEIARKIGFPVLIKATAGGGGRGMKVAKDESEVEEAVSTARSEALAAFGNDAVYMEKYLGKPRHIEVQVFGDGEGKAIHLGERDCSLQRRHQKVLEEANSPALTVEQRMKIGEICADAMRKLKYRGAGTIEFLYENGEFYFIEMNTRLQVEHPVTEAITGMDLVQEQIRVASGQGLSVTQDQVTFSGHAIECRINAEDPRTFVPSPGTLTYFHTPGGLGVRVDSGAYQGYKIPPYYDSMIGKLIVHGRNRDECIRRLRRALDEFVVDGIKTTLPLFQDLLQNEDILKGDYDIHWLEKYLAGDAK from the coding sequence ATGGTATCCAAGATCCTCATCGCCAATCGCGGCGAAATCGCCCTTCGCGTGTTGCGCGCCGCCAAGGAACTCGGCATTCCAACGGTTGCCGTCCACTCCACGGCTGACGCGGATGCCATGCATGTGCGCCTCGCCGATGAGAGCGTCTGCATCGGGCCGCCACCATCGCGTGATAGCTACCTCAACATCCACCAGATCGTTGCTGCCTGCGAAATCACCGGTGCGGATGCCGTTCACCCCGGCTACGGCTTCCTGTCTGAAAACGCCAAGTTCGCCGATATTCTCGACGCCCACGGCATCACCTTCATCGGACCGACCGCCGATCACATCCGCATCATGGGTGACAAGATCACGGCAAAGCAGACGGCGCAGGAACTCGGCATTCCCGTCGTTCCCGGCTCTGACGGCGAAGTAAAGCCTGAGAACGCGCTGGAGATCGCTCGCAAGATCGGATTCCCCGTTCTCATCAAGGCCACCGCTGGCGGCGGTGGACGCGGCATGAAGGTTGCCAAGGACGAATCGGAAGTCGAGGAAGCTGTTTCTACGGCCCGCTCCGAAGCGCTTGCCGCTTTCGGCAACGACGCCGTCTACATGGAAAAGTACCTCGGCAAGCCACGCCACATCGAAGTTCAGGTGTTCGGCGATGGTGAAGGCAAGGCCATCCATCTGGGTGAACGCGATTGCTCGTTGCAGCGCCGCCACCAAAAGGTTCTGGAAGAAGCGAACTCGCCGGCGCTGACCGTCGAACAGCGGATGAAGATCGGCGAGATTTGCGCCGATGCCATGCGTAAGCTGAAGTATCGTGGCGCCGGCACCATCGAGTTCCTGTACGAAAATGGCGAGTTTTATTTCATCGAAATGAACACCCGTCTTCAGGTGGAGCATCCGGTTACGGAAGCCATCACCGGCATGGACCTCGTGCAGGAGCAGATCCGCGTTGCCTCCGGCCAGGGCCTTTCCGTGACGCAGGATCAGGTGACATTCAGTGGCCATGCCATCGAATGCCGCATCAACGCCGAGGACCCGCGCACCTTCGTGCCGTCTCCCGGTACTTTGACCTACTTCCACACACCCGGCGGCCTCGGCGTTCGCGTCGATTCCGGTGCCTATCAGGGCTACAAGATACCGCCATATTACGACAGCATGATCGGCAAGCTGATCGTGCATGGTCGCAACCGTGACGAATGCATTCGCCGCCTTCGCCGCGCGCTCGACGAATTCGTCGTAGACGGTATCAAGACCACCCTGCCGCTGTTTCAGGACCTTCTGCAAAACGAAGACATTCTGAAAGGTGATTACGACATTCACTGGCTGGAAAAATATCTGGCCGGTGACGCGAAGTAA
- a CDS encoding DMT family transporter, whose product MLIMATCMIVLPVMDAIAKYMATSEGMSPAQVTFYRFFFQLVCTLPLLLIMSPRALLSAKRPWLNLLRGVLHAAASLAFFAAVKYMPLADVFAIYFVEPFLLTMMSALFLGEKVGWMRWSAIAVGFIGAMIVIQPSFEVFGWTSLLPVACAFLFTLYLFLNRAMGDADSPLVMQTMAGIAGTIFMGAALLIGHGFGDVNFEMSLPGWGHGLVLLVLLGSISGYMHLLVVKAFRLAPVSLLAPFQYFEIISATVLGYVLFADFPTASKWVGIFIIVASGLFIIWRERRAARPTIVDVAEV is encoded by the coding sequence ATGCTCATCATGGCGACATGCATGATCGTGCTGCCAGTCATGGATGCCATTGCCAAATATATGGCCACCAGCGAAGGCATGTCACCGGCTCAGGTGACGTTCTATCGCTTCTTCTTCCAGCTCGTCTGCACCCTGCCCCTGCTGCTAATCATGTCGCCTCGTGCACTGCTTTCCGCCAAACGGCCATGGCTCAACCTGTTGCGCGGAGTGTTGCATGCCGCCGCGAGCCTCGCCTTCTTCGCTGCCGTCAAATACATGCCGCTGGCCGATGTCTTCGCCATCTATTTCGTCGAACCCTTCCTGCTGACCATGATGTCCGCGCTGTTTCTGGGCGAAAAAGTCGGCTGGATGCGCTGGAGCGCGATTGCTGTCGGCTTCATCGGTGCGATGATCGTCATTCAGCCGAGCTTCGAGGTTTTCGGCTGGACCTCGCTTCTCCCCGTTGCCTGCGCCTTCCTCTTTACACTCTACCTCTTCCTCAACCGCGCCATGGGCGATGCCGATAGCCCGCTGGTCATGCAAACGATGGCGGGTATCGCCGGTACGATTTTCATGGGCGCAGCTCTTTTGATCGGCCACGGGTTTGGAGATGTGAATTTCGAAATGTCGCTGCCCGGGTGGGGCCACGGCCTCGTGCTTCTGGTGCTGCTCGGCTCCATTTCCGGCTACATGCACCTTCTCGTCGTCAAGGCCTTCCGTCTCGCGCCGGTATCGCTTCTGGCACCCTTTCAATATTTCGAGATCATTTCGGCAACTGTGTTGGGCTATGTGCTGTTTGCCGATTTCCCCACGGCGTCGAAATGGGTGGGTATTTTCATCATTGTCGCGTCAGGCCTGTTCATCATCTGGAGAGAGCGGCGCGCCGCAAGGCCAACCATCGTGGATGTCGCAGAAGTGTGA